The genomic window GGCGACGCTGGAGTTGTCGGGGGTCATGGCCGATTCCGAGGTGCGCGCGCTGCGGAAGGGCGTCGGCCGAGGTGAGGACCAGGAGGCGGTGGCCCGGCGATTGATCGAGGAGGGATGCCTGACGGAGTTCCAGGCCGGCCGGCTGCTGCTCGGCAAGGCCACCGGGCTGGTCTTCAACCGCTACGTGCTCCTGGAACGGGTCGGGGTCGGGGCCATGGGACGCGTCTACAAGGCCCGCCATCGGCTCATGGACCGCGTCGTCGCCCTGAAGGTCGTGGCGCCGGCCCGCGCCACCTCCTCGAACGCGGTCAATCGGTTCTTCCGCGAGATGAAGATCGTCGGCATGCTGGACCATCCGAACGTGGTCCGGGCCTTCGACGCCGACCAGTACGAGGGCTCCCCCTTCATCGTGATGGAATACCTCGAGGGGGAGGACCTCGAGAAGGCCCTCCGGGCCAGGGGCATCCTGCCGCCGGATGAGGTCGTCGGCTACATGGCGCAGGCGGCCTGGGGGCTCGCCCACGCCCACGAGAAGGGGATCATCCACCGCGACATCAAGCCGACCAACCTGTTCCTGACGACCAGCGGCTTCGTCCGCGTCCTGGACCTGGGGCTGGGTGCCTTCGTGGGCGTCTCCAACGCGAAGACCGCCCCGCTGGACACCGACGAGGGCTTCGTCGTGGGGACGACGGATTACATGTCGCCGGAGCAGCTCGGCGGCGAGGCCATGGATGCGCGGACGGACCAGTTCAGCCTCGGCTGCGCGATGTACCGCCTGCTGACGGGGAAATACGCCTTCCCCGGGCCCACGAAGATGGACCGCATGCTGATGCGGATCAGCCAGCCGCACGTGCCGATCACGGAGATCCGCACGGACCTCTCGCTGCCGCTGGTGCGGATCCTCGACAAGCTCCTGGCCCTGAAGGCCGATGACCGGTTCGAATCGACCACGGAGGTCGCCGAGGCGCTCGAGTCCCTCCTCCCGTCCGCCGATCGCCCCAGCAGCCGCAGGGCCCTGGCCACGACCGTGGAGAAGCGTCCCCGAGGTCGCGTCGCGATCCACTCGGCCCCCGAGGCGCCGCTCGACTGGTCGCGGATCGAGTCCGCCCTGAGACGCGACCAGGGGCCGGGCCCCGAGGCCGAACCGACGCCCACCTTCTCGCCGGCCCCGCAGCCCGCGCCCGCCAATCGGGCGGCAGCCCGGGCGGCGGAGATCGACCGCGAGGAAGATGGCCTCTCGACCCACCGGGACTACCGCAAGGAGGTCATCGAGCTCAAGCGGGCCATGGCCGACGGCAGCAAGGCGGCCGCCCGGGATGCCGAGCAGGCCGGCGAGAGCTGGCTGGAACGCCTCGGCGAGCACATCGGCGACTTCCTCGCCGAGCCGAGCGTCAGCCACATCATCTATATCGTCATCGGCATCACCCTCATCCTCGCCGCCGGGCTGGCCCTGGCGGTCGGCTGAGGGGGGCGGCGGGGGAGGGGAGGGGCTTCGCCTCGCGGCCCCGCCTCCGCCTCGGTCACGTCCGGAGGACCGCGCCGAGGCGTCGTGCGCACGCGTCCGCGACCGACTTCACCGCCCGGTCGACCTCCTCGCCGGTCAGGGTCCGGGAGGGGTCGCGGAAGGTCAGGCCGAAGTGCACGCTCTGGCGGTCCTCCGGGAGGTTGCCGCCGCGGAAGGTATCCAGGTACTCGACCGAGATGAGCGACGGCCCCCCGGCCTCGACCGCCGCCGCCCGCAGGTCGGCCCAGCTCAGCGTCCGGTCCACGACGAGCGACAGGTCCCGCACGATCGCCGGGAAGGCGGGCAGGGGGCGATGCTGGCCGACGAGCACCGCACGCTCGAGCAGGATCCCGAGCTCCAGCTCGGCCGCCGTGCAGGCCTCGCGCAGGTCGAACGCCTGGAGCCGGCCCTTTTCCAGCTCGCCCATGTAGCCGAGATGCACGTCCCCGGCCCTCAGCTCCGCGGCCCGCCCCGGCGCGAAGAGCGGCAGGTCGGCGGGGAGCGCCTCCAGCGGGCCGGCGATGTGGAGGCGGTCCAGGAGCGCCTCCACGATGCCCTTCAGGCCGCGGAAGTCGCGGCCCGACACGAGGCCAAGGCGGGTCGGCTCGTCGGGGAGCTCGCCGGCCCCGCGCGGGAGGTAGACGTTGGCGATCTCGAACAGTTCGGCCCCGAGGTTGCCGCGGGACTCGTTGTAGGCCCGGGCGGCCAGCAGGCTGGGCAGCAGGCTCTGCCGGAGCGCGATCTCGAGCTTCCGGCTGGAGTGATCGATCCGCAGGGGAGGCGCGGCCGTCCCCGTCTGCACCGGGGCGGCGAGCGATTCCTCGACCAGGCTGAAGGTCACCGACTCGTCCATGCCGACGCCCGTCAGGGCCTCGCGGACGGCGGACTCGACCCTCTCGCGGAGTCCCCGCGGCGCGCTGGTCATGGGCACGGCCCGGTCCTCGGGGATGTGCTCGTAGCCGTGGATCCGCGCGACCTCCTCGATCAGGTCGATCTCGCGCTCCAGGTCGGGCCGCCACGTCGGGGGCCTTGCCGTGATCGTCGCCCCGTCCTGGGCGAGGACCTCCAGGCCGAGCGCGGCGAGGATGCGCCGGACCTCCTCGGCGCCGACCGCGATGCCCAGCACCCGCTCGATCTGGGCGTAGCGGAGCGTGATCGGCCCGCGCGGCACCGACGGCCCCCCCATGTCGATCAGCCCTTCGTGGAGCGTGCCGCCGGCGGTCGCCAGGATCAGCTCGGCGCAGCGGCGGCTCGCCCATTCGGTGATCTCGGGGTCGATCGGACGCTCGAAGCGGAAGCTGGACGGGCTGAACAGGCCGAGCGCCCTCGATGTCTTTCGGACCGACATGGCGTCGAACCGGGCGGCCTCGATCAGGATGTCCTGCGTCCCCTCGCCGATCTCGGTCTCGAGCCCCCCCATCACGCCGGCCAGGCCGACGGGCCGCTCGGCGTCGGCGATGACGAGCATCTCCGGCTTCAGCTCGTAGGTCTTGCCGTTGATCGCCTTCAGAGACTCACCGGGCCTCGCCCGCCGGACGACCAGCCGGCCCTCGCGGAGCAGGCCCAGGTCATAGGCGTGGAGCGGCTGGCCGCACTCGAACATCACGTAGTTCGTCACGTCCACGACGTTGCTGATCGGCGTGACGCCGATCGTCTCGAGCCGCTTCCTGAGCCACCAGGGGCTCTCGCCCACGCGGGCGCCCGTGACGACGCGGGCCGTGAATCGCGAGCAGAGCTCGGGGCACTCGACGGCCACGGCCGCCCGCGACGAGGCCGCCGGAGCGGCCCCGCGGGGCCGAGGGTCGGGGACCTTCAGCGCCTTGCCGAAGACCACGCCGATCTCGCGGGCGATGCCGATGTGGCCCAGGCAGTCCGAGCGGTTGCTCGTGACCTCCAGGTCGATCGCCAGGTCCCCCCCGACGTCCTCGGTGGACTCGTGGTTCAGGCCCGTCAGCGCGAGCCGCTCCGCCAGGGCTTCCACCGGCATATCCAGCCGGACGTAGTCGGTCAGCCAGTTCCAGCTTACGATCATCGTAGGTCGGGTGCGTCCGCGTCACGTCGCCGGTTCGGGGTCCGCCTTGGGCCGCGGCGACGTCTGCCGACGGCCCTCGACGAGCCTCCAGATCGCGTACACCGGGATGCCCGTCAGCACGATCAGGAAGCCGATCCCCGAGGTCCGGAACTTGAGGTAGATGAAGTCGATCACGAGCAGCATGGCCAGGGTGATGTAGATCGCCGGGGTGACCGGGTAGCCGATCGCCCGGTACGGCCGGTTCAGGAACGGGGCCTTGATCCGCATCAGGATGACCGCGCCCACCATCAGCATGTAGAAGATCACGTCCACCGGGATGATGTACTCGAGCAGGTCGCTGTAGGTGTTGCCGAACTTCGGCCGCTGCGTCGCCGGGTCGATCGTGACCGTCACGAGCAGGGCGAGCAGGCACGACCAGATCGCCTGGGCGGCGAGCGCGACGGCCGGGACGTGGTGGCGGTTCGTCGTGCCGACGGCCTTGAAGAACAGGTGGTCGCGGGCCATCGCGTAATAGACGCGAGCCCCGGCGAGGACCAGGCCGTTCACGCAGCCGAACGTGGAGATCAGGATCGCCCCGGCCATCAGGTATCCGCCGGTGTCCCCGAGCGCCGCCTTCATGGCCGCCGTCCCGACGCGGTCATTCTCCGCGTGGGCGATGTCGCGGAACGAGAGCGAGGCCAGGTACGCGAGGTTCGCCAGCAGGTACAGGCCGACGACGCTGATCGTCCCGAAGAAGAGGGCCCGCGGCAGCGTCTTGCCCGGGTCGCGGGTCTCGCCGCCGATGAATGTGACGTTGTTCCAGGCCGACTGGGAGAAGAGCGGCCCGATCATCGCCAGGCCCAGCAGCAGGACGATCGCGGCGTCGCCATCGACCGGGAGCGCCTCCTTGTACCCCTCGGTGGGCGTCCAGCCATTGGCCACGGAGTTCCACCACGAGGACGTCCACGCCGCGGCCGTCGGGCTGTAGCCCAGCGTCAGGCCGATGACGATCAGGCCGATGAGCGCGGCCGTCTTGGCGAACGTGAACGTGTTCTGGATCAGCGCGCCGAGCCTCAACCCGCGCGTGTTCGTGACCGTGAGGACGACGATCAACGCGACGGCGACCATCTGCTGGCTCGACAGGCTGATGGCGTACCCGCCGACCCTCAACGGGGGGAAGATCGGGTGGACGTCGGCCGCGATCGCCGGGAAGAAGACGCCCAGGAACCGGGAGAAGGCCACGGCCACCGCCGCGATGGTCCCCGTCTGGACGACCATGAACAGGGACCAGCCGAAGAGGAAGCCGAACAGCGGGCCGTACGCGGTCCGGAGGAAGACGTACTGGCCCCCCGCCCTCGGCATCATCGCGGCGAGCTCCGCCGAGGTGACCGCGCCGGTGACGGTCATCACGCCCGCGAGGGCCCAGGCCAGCAGGAGCCAGCCCGGCGCGCCGACCAGCCGGGAGGACTCGGCCGAGGTGATGAAGATCCCCGAGCCGATCATCGCCCCCATCACGATCGTCGTGGCATCGATGACCCCGAGGTCGCGATGAAGCCCGCCCCTGGCGGCCTTCGGAGTCGGTGCGGTCTCGGCGGTGGTCATGGGGCGGGGGACCTCGGCGCGGGGGATCGGCGACGGCGTGGCGAGAGGGGGGAGTCGGAGTGGGCCCGAGAGAGTCGAGGGGCGGGGCGAGCCGCGCGGGCCTCAGGCCTGGGACTTGACGAACGCCTCGACGTCGGCGATGGCCTGGGTCATCGTCTCTCGCCGCCATTCGGTCAGGGCGGTGTCCATCGCCAGCTTCAGCCGGTTGACGAGGAGCGTCGCGGCTTCCTTGCCGGAGTGGCCGTCGGCCCGGATCTCCGGGAAGTCGTGGTGGTAGGCCTGGCTGGTATTCCCGGTCGCACCCTCGGTGACGACCACTTTCGTCGGATCGGTAGCCATGGAAGGATCTCCGGATGCGGAGCGTCGGGCCGGCTCGCTCCGCGGTGATCGACCGTTGACGGGCTCGGCGGGGCAGGGGGGTCTGGGTCGGATGGCGTCGGGTGGCCGCCCCGAGGACCGGGGACGCCATCCGCGACCGATCCCGACCGCCCCGCGGCGGTCAGAACTGCTCGAGGAACCGGACGTCGCCCTGGTAGAGGAGGCGGATGTCGTCGATCCCGTGCCGACGCATGCAGAGCCGCTCGATCCCGAGGCCGAAGGCGAAGCCGGTCACCTCCTCCGGATCGTAGCCGACGGCGCGCAGGACATTGGGATCGACCATCCCCGCGCCCCCCATTTCAACCCAACGGTCGCCCCCGTGCCAGAGCATATCGACCTCGACGCTCGGTTCCGTGAACGGGAAGAACGAGGGCCGGAAGCGGATCTTCACGTCCTGGCCGAGGTAGCTGCGGGCGAAGAGGCGCAGGACGGTCTTCAGGTCCGCCATCGTGACGCCGCGATCGACCATCAGGCCCTCGACCTGGTGGAACATGAACGAGTGGGTCGCGTCCACGGTGTCCGGGCGATAGACGCGGCCGATGGCGATCACCCGGACCGGCGGGGGCTGGGCCTCCATCACGCGGATCTGCACCGTGCTCGTCTGGCTGCGGAGCATGGTGGATTCCGACAGGTAGAAGTTGTCCAGCGGGTCGCGGGCGGGGTGGACCGGCGGGATGTTCAGGGCGTCGAAGTTGTGCCGCGTGTCCTCCACCTCCGGCCCTCGCGCCACCGAGAAGCCGAACCGACCGAAGAGGTCGATGAGCTCGTCGGCGGTCTGGGTGAGGGGGTGCCGATGGCCCAGGCGGGGCCTGCTGC from Aquisphaera giovannonii includes these protein-coding regions:
- the pheT gene encoding phenylalanine--tRNA ligase subunit beta, whose product is MIVSWNWLTDYVRLDMPVEALAERLALTGLNHESTEDVGGDLAIDLEVTSNRSDCLGHIGIAREIGVVFGKALKVPDPRPRGAAPAASSRAAVAVECPELCSRFTARVVTGARVGESPWWLRKRLETIGVTPISNVVDVTNYVMFECGQPLHAYDLGLLREGRLVVRRARPGESLKAINGKTYELKPEMLVIADAERPVGLAGVMGGLETEIGEGTQDILIEAARFDAMSVRKTSRALGLFSPSSFRFERPIDPEITEWASRRCAELILATAGGTLHEGLIDMGGPSVPRGPITLRYAQIERVLGIAVGAEEVRRILAALGLEVLAQDGATITARPPTWRPDLEREIDLIEEVARIHGYEHIPEDRAVPMTSAPRGLRERVESAVREALTGVGMDESVTFSLVEESLAAPVQTGTAAPPLRIDHSSRKLEIALRQSLLPSLLAARAYNESRGNLGAELFEIANVYLPRGAGELPDEPTRLGLVSGRDFRGLKGIVEALLDRLHIAGPLEALPADLPLFAPGRAAELRAGDVHLGYMGELEKGRLQAFDLREACTAAELELGILLERAVLVGQHRPLPAFPAIVRDLSLVVDRTLSWADLRAAAVEAGGPSLISVEYLDTFRGGNLPEDRQSVHFGLTFRDPSRTLTGEEVDRAVKSVADACARRLGAVLRT
- a CDS encoding APC family permease, with the translated sequence MTTAETAPTPKAARGGLHRDLGVIDATTIVMGAMIGSGIFITSAESSRLVGAPGWLLLAWALAGVMTVTGAVTSAELAAMMPRAGGQYVFLRTAYGPLFGFLFGWSLFMVVQTGTIAAVAVAFSRFLGVFFPAIAADVHPIFPPLRVGGYAISLSSQQMVAVALIVVLTVTNTRGLRLGALIQNTFTFAKTAALIGLIVIGLTLGYSPTAAAWTSSWWNSVANGWTPTEGYKEALPVDGDAAIVLLLGLAMIGPLFSQSAWNNVTFIGGETRDPGKTLPRALFFGTISVVGLYLLANLAYLASLSFRDIAHAENDRVGTAAMKAALGDTGGYLMAGAILISTFGCVNGLVLAGARVYYAMARDHLFFKAVGTTNRHHVPAVALAAQAIWSCLLALLVTVTIDPATQRPKFGNTYSDLLEYIIPVDVIFYMLMVGAVILMRIKAPFLNRPYRAIGYPVTPAIYITLAMLLVIDFIYLKFRTSGIGFLIVLTGIPVYAIWRLVEGRRQTSPRPKADPEPAT
- a CDS encoding serine/threonine protein kinase, coding for MAESDFEGMPFRRTVGDFLATLELSGVMADSEVRALRKGVGRGEDQEAVARRLIEEGCLTEFQAGRLLLGKATGLVFNRYVLLERVGVGAMGRVYKARHRLMDRVVALKVVAPARATSSNAVNRFFREMKIVGMLDHPNVVRAFDADQYEGSPFIVMEYLEGEDLEKALRARGILPPDEVVGYMAQAAWGLAHAHEKGIIHRDIKPTNLFLTTSGFVRVLDLGLGAFVGVSNAKTAPLDTDEGFVVGTTDYMSPEQLGGEAMDARTDQFSLGCAMYRLLTGKYAFPGPTKMDRMLMRISQPHVPITEIRTDLSLPLVRILDKLLALKADDRFESTTEVAEALESLLPSADRPSSRRALATTVEKRPRGRVAIHSAPEAPLDWSRIESALRRDQGPGPEAEPTPTFSPAPQPAPANRAAARAAEIDREEDGLSTHRDYRKEVIELKRAMADGSKAAARDAEQAGESWLERLGEHIGDFLAEPSVSHIIYIVIGITLILAAGLALAVG
- the pheS gene encoding phenylalanine--tRNA ligase subunit alpha, with amino-acid sequence MSSQDTLESALGDLERLESEGLAALGAADSPEAVEAARIEYLGQKSGRLKAAQERLRTLEPSGKRAYGQRFNGVKQALEAALEEARTRLERRAVAADALDVTLPGSRPRLGHRHPLTQTADELIDLFGRFGFSVARGPEVEDTRHNFDALNIPPVHPARDPLDNFYLSESTMLRSQTSTVQIRVMEAQPPPVRVIAIGRVYRPDTVDATHSFMFHQVEGLMVDRGVTMADLKTVLRLFARSYLGQDVKIRFRPSFFPFTEPSVEVDMLWHGGDRWVEMGGAGMVDPNVLRAVGYDPEEVTGFAFGLGIERLCMRRHGIDDIRLLYQGDVRFLEQF